Within Scomber japonicus isolate fScoJap1 chromosome 18, fScoJap1.pri, whole genome shotgun sequence, the genomic segment ttcaACAATGGGATGAAAAGCGCTGATTGTTGAAGCCAAGTGCAATGTGGGATAAAGAATGTGTTGTGAGAAGGAAGGACTACCGAGAGTGCTTATTTTATGTTCCCAGCCATGTTAAATGCTTTATAAAGTGAAGTTGTGCCACATGTTTTAAGGCAGAAGCGTGGTTTAGAGAGTGGGACAGTGTGGGAGAAAACACCCCCTCTGGCTGTTTTCTGCTCCGGTTGAGTGAGAAGCAGCATGTTCAAAATGGGTTTATTACAGGGTCTTGTTTGATTCTGTGGAAAGGCGATGACTAACATTGTATTTGTGGGATTGCTTGTTGTTCTAGAAAAGCAGATTACAGTTTGACTTAACCTATGCATTCAGAGTgatatttttatatacagtacgcCCTGTGTACTTGTAGAAATAATCTTAGGCACTGTTACGGTTGTAGgtttttgtttgggttttttttcgcTCTGGAGACCTGTATCTGTTCTTTGATAAAGCATGATGAATTACTTCAtctcttccctcttcttctctcaaaCTGGCTTTGTGTCATATAACCATTTATTTACATCTCACTAACTGAAGTAATTTTGACTGACTGCAGTTCAGGTCATCTttttgtgagtgtgcatgttGAGGTAACTCTTCAATTGATTGAAACTGTTCTTTCAGTGGAAACCCACTAGAGGGAGCAGAAGAGTCACATACCATTGTACCAGAGTGCATGCCACTTAAAGTCATAGTAAGAGGtccacttttttttatcaggaTTTAAGTTCATAAAAGGAGTCCCTCTAAACATGTTGTTTAGACACTGGGCAGTTATGTCTTTATATTAAAATCCACCAGTGTCTGAATGCTTGGTCTTTCCTGTGATCAAAGATGCACCTTCTGTACACAAGCTCTTAACAGTAGGCTCAAATGTCAAGTTGCCATTGACATATGAGCTTACCATTAAGAGCTTGAGCTCATTATTGGCCTAAACTgataaactgaaaatattttaagCACAGTGATTTTAGGGACAAACTGACATCCGAATCGTCTACATGATCAATTATGAATCTTATGCCTCATTTGTGTGATACAGTAtgcttcaaaatgtgttttcttagCCATTGTTACATTGTCAATTTCATTATTGAACACTACAAAATATGTTGAAAGTGTAGCAGCAGGCAATTTACATTCACTTTTTATTGGACAAGGTACGACCTGCACATTGAATCTAATAAATCTctaaataatcatttttgacTTGACTAAGTTTTCTAAGTGGGCTAAATGGACACTAATGTATGTAATTTATATCACAATATGGACATAAGATGCAAAATAGAGATGTACAATATAGAAAAATGAGCACATTTTGTTTAATATGTAAGGCTAAAATATCCTGATGGAAAATTCTGgggttattcatttatttatttatttagttaggCTAATCAAGAAAAGTAAATCCCTGCATATAAAAGATCCAATAGCTAGTAAACCTTGGAAACATTATGTTGAGGCATGTGTCATATCACAGTAAGTACATGCACATGTATATTTTCACATGTTAAATAAAGCAGGAAgatttactttaaaatgaatCTGCTGAAAAATAAGATTTGAAGTTGTTTGCTGCAAATGTTTCCCTAACGTTGACATTCTTTTAACTGTTAATCAAACATGCCTCTTTATTATCACTAATATTtccattaatgaaaaaaaactttGGAAAGCAAATCTGGAAGTCTTCCATATTCCAAAACTCAGTATTGTTGCACTCTACAGCTGTCCATTCACTTTTGACCTGCATTCTGTTATGAACTTGATTAACAGGGCGAGTTTGAGGGCCCAAGACATTTTGTTATGTTCCCATTCTGATTTAAAGAACATAAACAACACCTAAGCTATGGTCATACTGACTCACAAGTGTATCTGTGAGCTCCTTAACCtcttcaatgaaatgaatacAATAGTGTCCATGtggagagcagatgttctcacAAGGCAAATGAGAGAGCACAAATATTGCATAATCTGAGCAGAATGGTGTTGAGAAAGTTAaatgcgtgcgtgtgtttgtcCAAAtccaaagaaaaagacaaagggaTGTATGGCTACCAGGATATACATTTCAGTGGGTGCCCATAAATCTGCGTGTGAAGTCAGCATGTCTGTCCATCggtatgttgtgtgtgtctaGACTAGGGCTGAGGAATCAGCTTAGGGCCCTGCTGTAGCTGGACGTGTCTCTCTCCTTTGTGCTGGAGTGAGACACTCATAATAAGCTTAGAATGAACAGTCATAACACCGTTATTGTTTTAAACCAGCTCCACCAGCTTCCCAGGCCGCAATCATGAGCAAGAGAAGCTGTGGCCCTGCATGGTCCAGGACCCCTAAGAGCATTTTAGAAATGGAGGCAGAAGGCGACGTTACTCACAGGTACAGTACATGCCTTGGACGATGTGCTTGGACTATTGGCCCTTGGTACAGTTTGTGCCCCTCTCTCACCAGCATAATGCACAAAGCCAATAAACAGAGCTACTTATTTGCAACATAAATGCATGCATTACACTGTAAAACCAGAGAGATTAATGGTGAAACTGTTGATGTCACATGTATAGTTGTTTGTATTTGATTTCCTATTTTTTCTGCAGTACAATTTTAATATAATGAAACCACAGTTTGTTCCAACACCACAATGGAGTGATCTTACATAGCTGGATATtcaaggaatagtttgacattttggtaaaCACACTTAATTaccaactaaccctaaccctggtgtagagttagatgaaaaaactgataccactctcatatctgttaGTTAAATATAAGGCTACAGctagcagctggttagcttaccttacaaagactggaaacaagggaAACCATCTAGCCTGAGCCTGTCTGTAGATAACAAAATCTGCCTATTAGCATGTATACAGCTCAGTAATCAACATGTTATACACAATATCAAGTTTTTTATATCTTGGGgtctctgctggttgcctggcaaccatACCCACAGAGTATAAATTCTACACCAATTTCCATTTTCTGATCAGTGTGAAGTGAAATCTTAAGCTACAAGGGAAAAAGTGATTGCAGACTTTACAAAGATCACAGAATGGTCTGTAGTAGAGTACCACCTTAAACGATCCATGTGACATTGATTAGGACCTGTGAGACAGATTAGGTCATAGTACGTAGAATGTAATTTCTTGTCAAGCCTTCTCACTATAAaccaataaaacatttcttataGCATGTTAAGGCGACAGCCGAAAAGGCCCAACTAGGCCCACTAAGCCCATTAAGCCTAGAACCCACTGAAGAAATCATTTCATGTTACACATCTCTTGATGACACCTGATTTTTGAACGATTACTATATCAAACatataaagattaaattaaCCTTTCTGTGTCAGACAGTGTTGTGCAATCTGCTCCCTGTTTAACCAGTCCTGATTTATAGAAAAGTATTGAGATAATATGCACTGTTCTTTTACCATTTATGATGATTGGCAAAGATATTTCATCATTATCACAAATATCCCCACAGCCTGTGATgcacagttgtttttatttattggttACTGATTTCTGATTGAATCAGTGAATGGTTTCCTTTACTGAGGATATCACAATTACTCAACTGTGATGCAATTTACAAAAAAGGAACACACAAATTTCCATATTGCAACATAactgaaaataatctttaacaGAGACTTTGTTTTGAACTGGGCTCAGAAAGATGGCGAGGGTGCACAGAAAAGGTCAAAGTCAAGGTCTGTTTGCAGACAATACATGAGGTGAATGCAGAGAGCCTGTCGAAGCACCCCGCATGGAGCTTTATCCAATATGTGACATGCCCTGTGGCCCTTGTGTCGGCTATGCTGGGAATGCAGGGTCTTGAGGGGTGAAGGTTAGGGGTGGCCTGACGGGGTGAGTGGGTGAGCAGACACTGAAAACACAGCttgactgtgtttgtgcatttgcaTGCAATTGAGAGTGTGTACATTTATACAGTACAGACAATTTATAAGCAGTTCCTTTTAAATCGTAGCATCACCAGCTAAATAATCAGTGCATGTGTCTACCATATGCACTATACACTTAACTACTTTTCATTTGCATGCGGGGATATGcaaggtgtgtctgtgtgtgtctgtgtgtgtctgtgtgtgtgcgcgctctGCCTATGTGTTTTCAGAGAAGGTTCACAGACAGCAGACCAGACTAAGACTGCAGGGTTCGGCCTAGAGAGCACTGGGCCTCTTTGGGCTCAGCAGGGACTCAGCTTGGGAAGCACAGActtcatgcacacactcacacacatatacagccagtctattaaaatgtttaatctcTTGTCTTCTCATAAAGATAAAGGTTGACTAGCATTTTAACATCTgcaaaaacagttttatttgAGCTCAGCTGTGTTCCTAAAGCACTGATAGACCATGTCATTGTTTTGGATGAAacaggttttctttcttttttttcctattctttttttccatgttcACAGCCAAACAGACCACCAgcctatttgtttgttttgaagccCCCTTTTTCAGCAACATTTCTTGGAATTGGCTTTTGGGGAAGAACCCAGTTTTTCACAGAGCAATATCAAGCTGTTTGTACTACTTGTGACTTCTTACATGTCAATATTGTGATGGCATGGTTCTTGAACCTAATAGTATTTCTATTGTAGGTTGTAGTGTTAGAATCATGGTTTTCCTATCTGTGTTACTACTACCCGATACACGATGTAATATTTGAAGATAATTTACTGATTAATAACTGCATTCATAATTTAGGTaagaaattttaaaatgttggcaTATCCagtgttttcattagtgtaGGATATGTTATCCAGCTGGAAtatgtattgtttttaatttacacaATTTGTCAGAGCTACTGATTAAGTTGCTGTGGTGGGTCGTCTGTTCTTGATGACAAAATAGTCTAAAACTCAGGAAGTTTTGGAGTAGCTGATTTCTCAAACTGAACTGTTTGAGGATGCTGTATCAACTTAATCTGTTTGATTGGAGGTGAATAAGGACAAATAGAATTCAACACAGTTCATTAAATATAACTGATGACTTGATTCTGTATTCAGTTGTTGCCGTCAGTGTTAggcattaatttaaaaatacagcACAATCAAGCAATATGCAAAATGTTGACACATGATGACACATCCTGTATGGCACAAAGTCAAGTCATCATCTAAATGATTATGTTTTTGAAAAGTTGAAGTCCATAACATCAGCTAGGCCAAAATACAGAAGTGGTTTGTATGGCATCATTTGGTGCAGTAGCATAATTGTTATCCTCTATCTTAAAAGTGTGGCTGCTGTTGGAGTTCATGAACACAGAAACTTCTAGGAGAGAAGAAGTAGAAATAAAATTATGAATGGTTTCACAATTACTAAGTAGTATGCAAAGTCACTGTacaaataaaactcaaataaacTCAACAAACCACATGATGTAGCCTTTACACTAGAACCTACTCAGTAAAAGCAATTTAATGGACCTCACAATATTTAGTACACACTCAGTGTATAATCCAAATGCAGAAAAGAACAGGATACATAACAAGGACTTGAAGGCCTACACTGAGTTTGGTGCCATCTCCTGGAGACTGACGTGTTTGTTCTCTCAAAGAGGAGATTTTTCCAGTAATTTGTGTTATATTAACTGTCACACAGCACTGTGTTTTAATTTGATCTGAATAGATGTTATTTTATAGGCTAATAACATATCCAAGGCATCATATAACATTGAGATAAACAATAATAACGTTACCTGATATGTGAGTTAAAGTCTGTTGACATTGTCCCCTGAAAATAACTAAATGTGCCATAgtgttaatatataataaacaatacAGACATTTTAAGGCTCTAAGAAATGTTCTGTAATGTTGACTTTTAGTTTGTGGGTAAATTATATAATTAAATGTATCTACTTTGCTTTTCAGATTATTGTTAAGTATCTCCTTCCGTGCACCGACTTTGCACGCTAAGGGTTAAGGCGGACAGCGCCTTACGCACAGGTGTCTCGTCAGTCTGGTACGGAGCAGCGCCTGCAAACTGCtggacaactttttttttttctttaattaagtTGATCATAACTGTAACTCAGCTGGGATTTGCTATCCGACTAGACAGGCCACTGTAATTCATGTAGTTAGATCTTAAGTGGGTTTGCACACTGCAGCCCTAATCTCTTGCTACTATTAAACGTGGAGCAACTAACCTGGAGAGCTCTCCACATCCAGACCGGTCCTGCACGCTCCTCTTCTTCGCAAATTTTCATGCATGCAGCAGCTGACTCCAAATCATTTGCACGAATGTTTAAAGACTTTTTCACGACTTTAAATTCGTGTTAAACTCTGTTGTCTCTCGTTGGATTTGTTTTCGGTGGGATTTTTTTTAGTGTCCGCTCTGTTAGGCTTCGGATATGTGGTGGATGCTATTTCCCCGATGGATTTGGTTTCTTCTTGGACATTGTTACACTATTCTCCTTTATATGGACCGTTGCCACGTGAGAGCAATGCCTATGCCTATGTCTGTGGCAAAAGTGGTGTATTCTCACGCAGGTTTGTGCCCGAATGACCTGAACCCCAACCTGTGGGTGGATGCTATGAGCACCTGCACTCGCGAGTGTGAATCTGACCAGGTGAGCGAGCCCGCTGCGTGCGTAATGTGCAAGCTACCGTACGTAGATGCAGTTCGCCTGCAGTCTAAGTTAACAGTAAACAAGTAAACAAGTTGTGGACCGTATCTCGAGGCAGAATGATTGCATGTGATTTAAGAAAACTGTTGTCCAAATGGATTTGTTTAGAGAAATACTCTTATTTTGTACACTCTGTttatctctgtttctctctcacttGAACTTACTGAATTTCCAACAGCAAAATTAcaaattttcattttcacagtcGCTGCCTGGAAGGGTAGGGGTTAATTGAAAGATAGCAAACAGAAATCTAACTCAACAAatatatgtaatttaattatgtAATTAGGTATGTAATTTAATACTTAgagttacattttttacatttacttcactttttttttgttcatgctttgacaaaatattgttaaaacGTATCTAAAACTAATCTGAAACAGCcacaaatatattaatttcaccAAGCATCAAAccattctctgtgtttgtgcagttAACATATTAAAATTGACACTGTATCTGAATTATGAAAACAAATATGCTGGTATCTGGTAAAaaagatttctttcttttttaaccttcaGGACTGTGAGACATTTGAGAAGTGCTGCCTTAATGTATGTGGCAACAAGAGCTGTGTGGCAGCACGATATATAGACATCAAGGGCAACAAGGGCCCCATTGGAATGCCAAAGGGCGCCACCTGCGACAAGTTCATGTGCTCCCAACAAGGGTCTGAATGCGACATCTGGGATGGCCAGCCTGTTTGTAAGTGCCGGGACCGTTGTGAGAGAGAACCCCACTTCACGTGTGCATCTGACGGCATGACATATTATAACAAGTGCTACATGGATGCTGAGGCCTGTTCCAAGGGTATCGCTATCTCTGAGGTCACCTGCAGGTAACATGTTAAGTATTTTAGATCTTTACTATTAATTTTGGTGTGAGTAAGGTAATGTTGTCTTGTTTCAGTCCTCAAAATTAAGACTTTTTTTCTGGCTGTAGCAGAGAGAAGCAAATTTGGTCTTTATGTAATATGTCGGtataatattaaatgtattcttGCTCTGAttaattccttttttattcAACCTACGTACAGGTACCACCTCACCTGGCCAAACACCAGTCCAATCCCTGCGGAGACCACCCTGCATCCAACCACTGCCCTCCAGACCACCCTCCCAGCTGACATCCAGCTCCCCACCATACATAGCGGCCCCACCCAACAGGCTGTTTTTGTGGGTGAGACAGCCAGCTTCCTGTGTGAGGTGTCAGGGAAGCCACGTCCGGAAATCACCTGGGAGAAACAACTGAAGGGCAAAGAGAACACCATAATGAGACCTAATCATGTCCGAGGGAACGTTGTGGTCACTAACATTGGCCAGCTGGTCATATACAACGCACAAGTTCAGGATGCTGGCATCTATACATGCACAGCCAAAAATGTTGGGGGAAGTGTATCATCACACTTTCCTTTGGTAGTGATCAAGAGAGAATCAAATGGTAAGAATGTAGAGGGAAATAGTACCAACCTGCCATTTCCAGCTGAAGAGTGTTTAAAAAGTCCAGACACAGACGACTGTGGAGAGGAGAGCATGAGCTGGTACTATGAGTCAAATCGGAACAATTGCTTTACCTTCACATACAGTCAGTGCAATAAAAACCGTAACCATTTCAGCACCTATGAAGCTTGCATGCTGTCATGCGGAGGAGAGCTGGCAGCTCCCTGTAGCCTACCAAGCCTCCAAGGGCCTTGCAAGGCCTATGAGCCTCGCTGGGCCTATAGCAGCAGCCTCAAAAAGTGCCAGTCCTTTGTCTATGGAGGCTGTGGCGGCAACGAGAACAACTTTGAGTCCAAAGAAGCCTGTGAAGAGATGTGTCCCTTTCAGAAGAATCACAACTGTAAGATATGTAAACCTCGAGGTAAGATGGTAACTAGCTTCTGCAAGAGTGACTTTGTGATTTTGGGGCGTGTGACAGAGTTGACAGAGGAGCAAGAGTCCGGCCATGCTTTGGTGACAGTGGAGGAGATCTTGAAGGATGACAAGATGGGTCTGAAGTTCTTTGGCAAAGAACCTTTGGAGGTGACTCTCCTGAACATGGACTGGAACTGCCCCTGTCCCAATATCACTGTTGCCGAGGGACAGCTCATCATCATGGGAGATGTTCATAATGGGATGGCCGTCCTGCAGCCCGACAGCTTTGTAGGTTCCTCCAGCACTCGCAGAATCAGGAAGCTCCGTGAAATTGTCCACAAGAAAACCTGCAGTTTCCTTAAAGATTTCTCTGCCGTCCAGTAGAGTATATTAACGTCTCACACTCACTGAACATCAGTTATGTTGTTTTCAGATTATTCCAAGCTCAAGTGACCTCACCAGTCTGACTGGTTAACACAAAAGTAGTAACTTATCTGTAACACCTGAGGTTTTGTTCCCTCTTTCagattttttctctctttcctttgcTACTTAATGCTCTGTAGATCTCAGAAAATCTTTTTATCACTTTTTGAAATTTGTACTGTTGTCACTGATCATTTTTGcctgttgtttttattcactACTTCTTCACAGAATGCTGCGTCAGAACTGTCCAAACAGCTAgagatcttttctttttttagagttAGAGAGTTTAGATGTCCACAGCTGGGCCACActgtagaataataataatagccaCAAGCATCTACTCTTTACAAAGTATTTGATCATTGTAACTGCttattaaaatgatattataGAGTTCCTCTCCAAATGTTATCTCGAGTAcactcattcacattcatttagcattattttttaatatgattGGTTCATTTGCTTTATATTTTTGTGGGGTAtccaaaaaaagacattcttTAACATCTGTCCTGAGCTCTCGAGCTCACAATAATACAATGTGAAGCCTCAGTTTATCTACCAGAATCAAATAAGCTCTTTGGTTCCATTTGTTTGTGGAATCTATTTTGATACGTTTTCATTTACaatacagaatatatatgtGGACTTCTGTACTCTATATTTATTGATCTATTTCTTATAGGGCAGTTGCCAATAGATACAAACATATGCAGGATATATCTCTGTAAATCTAATTACATAAAGtacatacatatttttatgttatcTGTGATATATTAGtgttcattaaaacatttgtgGAATATGACggtaaataaagatattttagaAAATATTACAGGTGTCCTTTGTGATGTTGTTGTGCTGTTCGCTGTGCCACAGACAAAATACCCGACATGCTCACAGCTTTTAAAAAAGACTCATGCAGGCAGTACATGTGCTGTTCTATGGTTGACATCCGTCCATCcatgtcctcctccttccacttctatttcacacacacacagggcctAGTCTGGCATTAAAGTCTGAAGCAGGTCACATTCCAGCCCAGCTGTGGTGGCCTGCAgagctgtgtgttgtgttgtgtctgGGTCTGGGGCCCTCGCATAGCACACACCCCACCGGCCATCCATTGGCCTTGTGCGGCCCCTTTCATGTGTGAGAGGCCGGGgtggagggggaaaggaggaggagagggatgtTGGctgattctctctctttcagtcacTCACTCTCTTTCACTCAGTTGGCCACATCTGTGTTAAAGGGGCATAatagagaacagagagagaaatgaagggAGAGTAGAAAGTCAAGTAAAAATGAGGGAACTTAACCTGtgagttaaattaaaataaagatagaGTTTGATGCTTTAATTGTGTCCATTAACAGAAATATAATTCTCTCTTCATGCTGAAGCTTGAGGCTTAATCTTGATGTGGAAGAGGTTTAGACATTggaaattatgtaaaatgtcaGACTTTGTAGGTCCATTCCTGAAATACAACAGTGAAGATGTCAATTAAGAGTCAACTAGGGGTTGACAAATGCTGGAACTGTGGGATACCTTAAGAACAAAATTAGTCACAAGGACCAGCAGGACATACAGGGAACAAAAAAATAAGGAGACACTGAATGTTTTCCCCCTTCCCCCTCTGCCCTTCGATCCCCTTCTCTAACCCCCTTCCTCAGCCCTCTTCCTCAACTGTTTGCCCACTCAGGCCGTCAGACACCCAGCCTTGGGCGGTGACCTGTGACCCTGCTAATGAAAAAGAGGCCACCAAGGAAAGGCCACTTTCATTAGAACTGTTGATGAGTGTTAAGTGACTGGCTGAGCTCCAGACTAGCTCCACACAGCCCCCTTGATGTCCTACACATCACAGCCGGTTGCTGATTTCAGTATCAAGTTCACTTAGAGACCACCAGCCAGGCAGCCTGCCAGACAGACCATAATAATAAGCCAGACAGCCACAGGTAAGGGGGGCACAATGCCCTCAGTGACACAGTATCAGTGAAGAACTTGTTGGTGCTCAGAGAGATGGTTTACTTCATTTCAATATAACTAGTATATAAAAACTCAGACTGATTGAATATCaattgtaaaactttttttatttgttct encodes:
- the wfikkn2a gene encoding WAP, Kazal, immunoglobulin, Kunitz and NTR domain-containing protein 2, whose amino-acid sequence is MWWMLFPRWIWFLLGHCYTILLYMDRCHVRAMPMPMSVAKVVYSHAGLCPNDLNPNLWVDAMSTCTRECESDQDCETFEKCCLNVCGNKSCVAARYIDIKGNKGPIGMPKGATCDKFMCSQQGSECDIWDGQPVCKCRDRCEREPHFTCASDGMTYYNKCYMDAEACSKGIAISEVTCRYHLTWPNTSPIPAETTLHPTTALQTTLPADIQLPTIHSGPTQQAVFVGETASFLCEVSGKPRPEITWEKQLKGKENTIMRPNHVRGNVVVTNIGQLVIYNAQVQDAGIYTCTAKNVGGSVSSHFPLVVIKRESNGKNVEGNSTNLPFPAEECLKSPDTDDCGEESMSWYYESNRNNCFTFTYSQCNKNRNHFSTYEACMLSCGGELAAPCSLPSLQGPCKAYEPRWAYSSSLKKCQSFVYGGCGGNENNFESKEACEEMCPFQKNHNCKICKPRGKMVTSFCKSDFVILGRVTELTEEQESGHALVTVEEILKDDKMGLKFFGKEPLEVTLLNMDWNCPCPNITVAEGQLIIMGDVHNGMAVLQPDSFVGSSSTRRIRKLREIVHKKTCSFLKDFSAVQ